The following coding sequences lie in one Bordetella genomosp. 9 genomic window:
- a CDS encoding aminotransferase class IV family protein: MRVEPDGRVPLLAGHLERLCRSCAALGHVWDEADVRTRILTAAGAAQGPGPHRLRLLHRRDGSVAIQTSPLPPLPEPQGVCLWTTRLPSGEPLLRHKTTHRPWFAGIAEWLAAHPDIFDVLFCNERGELCEGSRSNVYLLMGGTWFTPPVSCGCLPGVQRASLLQAGTVQERILYEDDVARATRIRLSNGLRGWMDVELKLGAKARR, from the coding sequence ATGCGTGTGGAGCCGGACGGGCGAGTGCCGCTGCTGGCCGGGCATTTGGAGCGGCTGTGCCGGTCCTGCGCGGCGCTGGGGCATGTGTGGGATGAAGCGGACGTGCGCACGCGCATTCTGACCGCGGCGGGCGCGGCGCAGGGGCCGGGCCCTCACCGCCTGCGGCTCTTGCATCGCCGGGACGGCAGTGTCGCCATCCAGACCTCGCCGCTGCCGCCGCTGCCCGAGCCCCAGGGGGTGTGTCTGTGGACGACGCGCCTGCCGTCGGGCGAACCGCTGCTGCGCCACAAGACCACCCATCGCCCCTGGTTCGCAGGCATCGCGGAATGGCTGGCCGCACATCCGGATATCTTCGATGTGCTGTTCTGCAACGAGCGCGGCGAGCTGTGCGAAGGCAGCCGCAGCAACGTCTATCTGCTGATGGGCGGCACATGGTTCACGCCGCCGGTATCCTGCGGCTGCCTGCCGGGGGTACAGCGCGCTTCGCTGTTGCAGGCGGGAACGGTGCAGGAACGCATCCTGTACGAAGACGATGTGGCACGCGCCACCCGTATCCGCCTTTCCAACGGGCTGCGGGGATGGATGGACGTGGAACTGAAGCTCGGCGCGAAGGCCCGGCGTTAA
- a CDS encoding tRNA threonylcarbamoyladenosine dehydratase, with product MIPSADSIACEIDAERRFGGLGRLYGPQAPERLRAARVAVVGLGGVGSWTAEALARSGVGALTLIDLDHIAESNVNRQIHALSETLGQAKVAAMAARIAGINPECIVTLIDDFVTPDNVEQVLSGRHDVVVDCTDQAAAKIAMILYARRRGLRLLVCGGAGGKTDPLALRAGDLSQARNDALLAKLRNKLRREHGYPKAAAKAGKAPARTPKMHVTALWFDQPAILPAAWTAASEAEDDVGAMAQPLAPQGLSCAGYGSSVTITATMGMAAADIALRWAMDRR from the coding sequence ATGATTCCGTCCGCCGACTCCATCGCCTGTGAAATCGACGCCGAACGCCGGTTCGGCGGCCTGGGGCGCCTTTACGGCCCCCAGGCTCCGGAACGCCTGCGCGCCGCGCGGGTGGCGGTGGTGGGATTGGGCGGAGTCGGGTCGTGGACGGCGGAAGCCCTGGCGCGCAGCGGCGTCGGCGCGCTGACCCTGATCGACCTGGACCATATCGCCGAATCGAACGTGAACCGCCAGATTCATGCCTTGTCCGAAACGCTGGGGCAGGCAAAGGTCGCGGCAATGGCGGCTCGCATCGCGGGCATCAACCCCGAATGCATCGTTACCCTCATCGACGACTTCGTGACGCCGGACAACGTGGAGCAGGTGTTGTCGGGCCGCCATGACGTCGTGGTCGACTGTACCGATCAGGCGGCCGCCAAGATCGCCATGATCCTGTACGCGCGCCGGCGCGGCCTGCGACTGCTGGTCTGCGGCGGCGCCGGGGGCAAGACGGATCCCCTTGCCCTGCGCGCGGGCGATCTGTCGCAAGCCCGCAATGACGCCTTGCTTGCTAAGCTGCGGAACAAGTTGCGGCGCGAGCATGGCTATCCCAAGGCTGCCGCCAAGGCCGGGAAGGCGCCGGCCCGCACACCGAAAATGCACGTGACGGCGCTGTGGTTCGATCAGCCGGCCATCCTGCCCGCCGCCTGGACGGCCGCCAGTGAAGCGGAAGACGATGTGGGCGCGATGGCGCAGCCGCTGGCGCCGCAGGGCCTGTCCTGTGCCGGCTATGGGTCTTCGGTCACCATCACGGCGACCATGGGCATGGCGGCGGCGGATATCGCGCTGCGGTGGGCGATGGACCGGCGCTGA
- a CDS encoding response regulator, with protein MILIVEDEPKLASLLTDYLRAARYDTESLADGREAIPTIRRLKPELVLLDLMLPGRDGLEVCRELRTFSDVPVIMVTARVEEIDRLIGLEMGADDYICKPFSPREVVARVKAILRRARGAGPGMAHQSLLEIRPEHHMATLNGKPLSLTPVEFRLLQALAAAEGKILSRDALLSHLYADHRVVTDRTVDSHIKNLRRKFEAVLPGHDLIRSIYGVGYKLELH; from the coding sequence ATGATCCTGATCGTAGAAGACGAACCAAAGCTGGCCTCGCTTTTGACGGACTATCTGCGCGCCGCCCGGTACGATACCGAGTCTCTGGCGGACGGGCGCGAGGCGATCCCCACGATCCGCCGGCTCAAGCCCGAACTCGTGCTGCTCGATCTGATGCTGCCCGGCCGCGACGGTCTTGAAGTCTGCCGCGAGCTGCGCACCTTCAGCGATGTGCCGGTCATCATGGTCACCGCACGGGTGGAGGAAATCGACCGGCTCATCGGGCTGGAAATGGGCGCCGACGACTACATCTGCAAGCCATTCAGTCCCCGGGAAGTCGTGGCGCGCGTCAAGGCGATCCTGCGGCGCGCGCGCGGCGCCGGGCCCGGCATGGCGCATCAATCGCTGCTGGAGATACGGCCGGAGCACCACATGGCTACCCTGAACGGTAAGCCGCTATCGCTGACGCCAGTGGAGTTTCGCCTGTTGCAGGCGCTGGCAGCGGCGGAAGGAAAGATCCTCTCACGCGATGCCCTGTTGAGCCATTTGTACGCGGACCATCGGGTCGTTACCGACCGAACCGTCGATAGCCACATCAAGAACCTGCGCCGCAAGTTTGAAGCGGTGCTGCCGGGACACGACCTGATCCGTTCCATCTACGGCGTGGGCTACAAGCTGGAGTTGCACTGA
- a CDS encoding ATP-binding protein yields MRLGITFKLFLAILATSLAVTLAMGTAVRWNFERHFLSYVKERESRRIERMRQSLADIYRENGNWDALRGNTSLWNHILTVPPDEPPRHRPPAHRAALDWLSEIDAGMGLSGPPPGPPFEPPEPGWPRGRDFLALPFTLLDTQNRVVAGYAYPAPATLRRPIDVDGMTVGWLVAPLPDRLPSEADQRFQREQSEAMWVIGALAALLAAAVSIFLARIFLAPVRRLASATHRLSAGDYATRVNVTSEDELGRLGQDFNRLAHTLERNEALRRELVADISHELRTPLAVLRGEMEALQDGVRPFSAAALASLQSEVSLLSKLIDDLYELSLADVGALSYRMADVDLCGIAEQGVDAYRERFGSRRLRVETDMAQSPCVIEGDAQRLTQLMNNLLENTLRYTDPDGLVRVSVRGEGQTVTVECQDSAPGVPEALLPRLFDRLFRVDPSRSRESGGAGLGLAICQRIVESHRGTIQAMSSPLGGLCIRIVFPAAQTAAS; encoded by the coding sequence ATGAGACTAGGCATTACGTTCAAGCTTTTCCTGGCCATTCTCGCCACCAGCCTGGCGGTGACGCTGGCCATGGGAACGGCAGTCCGCTGGAACTTCGAGCGCCATTTCCTTTCGTATGTGAAGGAACGCGAATCACGGCGGATCGAGCGCATGCGTCAATCACTGGCGGACATCTACCGCGAAAACGGCAACTGGGATGCGCTGCGCGGCAACACGTCGCTCTGGAACCATATCCTGACAGTGCCTCCCGACGAGCCGCCGCGGCATCGGCCGCCGGCGCATCGCGCCGCCCTGGACTGGCTGTCGGAGATCGATGCCGGCATGGGCCTCAGCGGGCCGCCCCCGGGGCCGCCCTTCGAACCGCCCGAGCCGGGCTGGCCCCGCGGACGGGATTTCCTCGCCCTGCCTTTCACTCTGCTGGACACTCAGAACCGGGTCGTGGCCGGGTACGCCTACCCGGCGCCGGCCACCTTGCGTCGTCCAATCGATGTGGATGGGATGACGGTGGGTTGGCTGGTGGCGCCCTTGCCCGATCGTTTGCCCAGCGAAGCCGATCAGCGATTCCAGCGCGAGCAGTCGGAAGCCATGTGGGTCATCGGCGCGCTGGCAGCCCTGCTGGCGGCCGCCGTCAGCATCTTCCTGGCGCGAATTTTCCTGGCGCCAGTCAGGCGCCTGGCCAGCGCCACGCACCGCCTGTCGGCTGGAGACTACGCCACACGTGTGAACGTCACTTCCGAGGACGAACTGGGCAGGCTGGGGCAGGACTTCAACAGGCTGGCCCATACGCTGGAGCGAAACGAAGCCTTGCGCCGCGAACTGGTGGCGGACATTTCACACGAGCTGCGCACGCCCCTGGCGGTCCTGCGCGGTGAAATGGAGGCGCTGCAGGATGGCGTGCGGCCTTTTTCCGCCGCCGCGCTGGCGTCGCTGCAGAGCGAAGTCTCGCTGCTGAGCAAACTGATAGACGACCTGTACGAGCTGTCGCTCGCCGATGTGGGCGCATTGTCCTATCGCATGGCGGACGTCGATTTGTGCGGCATCGCGGAGCAGGGCGTGGATGCGTATCGCGAGCGCTTCGGATCGCGCCGTCTGCGGGTGGAAACCGATATGGCGCAGTCGCCATGCGTCATCGAAGGCGACGCGCAACGGCTGACGCAATTGATGAACAACCTGCTTGAAAACACCTTGCGTTATACCGACCCCGACGGGCTGGTGCGAGTGTCCGTGCGCGGCGAGGGCCAAACCGTGACGGTCGAGTGCCAGGATTCCGCGCCGGGCGTGCCGGAAGCGCTTCTTCCGCGGCTGTTCGATCGCCTGTTCCGCGTGGACCCGTCCCGTTCCCGCGAAAGCGGGGGCGCCGGGCTGGGGCTGGCGATCTGCCAGCGCATCGTCGAATCGCATCGCGGCACGATCCAGGCCATGTCTTCGCCGCTGGGCGGCCTGTGCATCCGCATTGTCTTTCCCGCGGCGCAAACCGCGGCATCCTGA
- a CDS encoding MFS transporter, translated as MSHTDPAPSISPIAASAPGAVSLCLINMLNHVALTGGRVTVSLSALHIGLSTLTVGILIAVFAVLPMVLSVKAGRWVDRVGIRRPMYIGTALIVAGTVVPAVASTRISLLLASCCIGIGFMLHQVATQNVLGQTHAPERLRNFSWMSLALAASGFSGPLVGGLAIDHLGSDAAFALLALGPMGAAAGLYRLRRHLAAGGRPRANLGQTPAKVTELLAIPSLRRILLVNTILSGAWDSHLFIVPLFGVAIGMSATVIGVVLASFSAATFVIRLGLPFIQRRVRSWTLIRVAMGTAAIDFMVYPLFTDVAVLIALSFALGLALGSSQPSILALLHEHSPPGRAAEAVGLRLALINGSQVSLPLTFGALGAAVGVAPLFWAYAVTLAAAGWFNRKPPGETTGR; from the coding sequence GTGTCCCACACTGACCCCGCCCCTTCGATATCCCCCATTGCGGCCTCCGCCCCAGGCGCCGTGTCGCTGTGCCTGATCAACATGTTGAACCATGTGGCACTGACGGGCGGGCGCGTCACCGTCTCCCTCAGCGCGCTGCATATCGGCCTTTCGACCCTGACGGTCGGCATACTCATCGCCGTTTTCGCGGTCCTTCCCATGGTTTTGTCCGTCAAAGCCGGGAGATGGGTGGACCGGGTCGGCATACGGCGGCCCATGTACATCGGCACCGCCCTGATCGTTGCCGGCACCGTGGTTCCCGCTGTCGCGTCCACGCGCATTTCGCTGCTGCTGGCATCCTGCTGCATTGGCATCGGGTTCATGCTGCACCAGGTGGCGACGCAGAACGTGCTCGGCCAGACCCATGCGCCCGAGCGTCTCCGCAATTTTTCGTGGATGTCCCTGGCGCTTGCCGCGTCCGGGTTCAGCGGGCCGCTGGTCGGGGGATTGGCGATCGACCATCTGGGCAGCGACGCTGCGTTCGCACTGCTTGCGCTGGGCCCCATGGGCGCCGCCGCGGGCCTGTACCGGCTGCGCCGCCATCTTGCGGCAGGCGGCCGGCCGCGGGCCAACCTCGGCCAAACCCCCGCGAAAGTCACGGAACTTCTCGCAATCCCGTCACTGCGCCGCATTCTGCTCGTGAACACGATCCTGTCCGGCGCCTGGGACAGCCACCTTTTCATCGTTCCGCTGTTCGGCGTCGCAATCGGCATGTCGGCGACCGTGATCGGTGTTGTGCTCGCGTCGTTCTCCGCGGCGACTTTCGTCATCCGCCTCGGGTTGCCCTTCATTCAGCGCCGGGTGCGGTCCTGGACGCTGATCCGGGTGGCGATGGGGACGGCCGCGATCGACTTCATGGTCTACCCGCTGTTCACCGACGTTGCGGTCCTGATCGCGCTGTCCTTCGCGCTGGGGCTTGCGTTGGGGTCGAGCCAGCCAAGCATCCTGGCGCTGCTGCACGAGCATTCGCCGCCCGGCCGGGCAGCGGAGGCTGTCGGTTTGCGGCTGGCTCTGATCAACGGATCGCAGGTCTCGCTTCCCCTGACTTTCGGGGCGCTGGGTGCGGCCGTGGGCGTTGCGCCGCTCTTCTGGGCGTACGCCGTTACACTGGCCGCGGCCGGATGGTTCAATCGGAAGCCGCCCGGCGAAACCACGGGTCGATAA
- a CDS encoding gamma-glutamylcyclotransferase has product MREALAHCRPGEDVWIFGYGSLIWRPEFEYRERRLATLRGHHRALCLWSRVNRGTPESPGLVFGLDRGGSCRGVVYRLAAADVPRYFPALWSREMSTGAYLPRWLSCSTDEGPVRALVFVMNRANPAYIPTLPEPELVAIVRRASGKYGPCIDYVLQTAEALAAAGIHDRRLARLSRVLAHERHTLPET; this is encoded by the coding sequence ATGCGCGAGGCGCTGGCCCACTGCCGCCCGGGCGAGGACGTCTGGATATTCGGTTACGGGTCGCTTATCTGGCGGCCGGAATTCGAGTACCGCGAGCGCCGCCTGGCCACGCTGCGCGGCCATCACCGCGCGCTATGCCTGTGGTCGCGCGTCAACCGCGGCACGCCCGAGTCCCCGGGCCTGGTGTTCGGGCTGGACCGCGGCGGCTCGTGCCGGGGCGTGGTCTACCGGCTCGCCGCGGCCGACGTACCGCGCTATTTCCCGGCGTTGTGGTCGCGCGAAATGTCGACTGGCGCATATCTGCCGCGCTGGCTTTCCTGCAGCACGGATGAAGGGCCGGTGCGCGCGCTGGTCTTCGTGATGAACCGCGCCAACCCGGCCTATATCCCCACGCTGCCGGAGCCGGAGCTGGTGGCCATCGTGCGGCGCGCCAGCGGCAAGTACGGTCCCTGCATCGATTATGTGCTTCAGACCGCCGAAGCCCTGGCGGCCGCCGGCATCCATGACCGCCGTCTGGCCCGGCTGTCGCGCGTTCTGGCGCACGAACGCCATACGCTGCCGGAGACCTGA
- the pdxH gene encoding pyridoxamine 5'-phosphate oxidase, translating to MSLADLRQSYEKNVLLESDAAASPFDQFAVWFDEALAAQVPEPNAMTLATVDAQGRPSARIVLVKGADARGFVFYTNYESRKGQDLAANPRASLLFFWQPLERQIRIEGTVEKTTAEESDAYFHSRPLGSRLGAWASRQSRPVSREALEAALRECEQRYGDTPPRPAHWGGYRLVPDRFEFWQGRPSRLHDRLVYEPDAAAASGWRIVRLSP from the coding sequence ATGTCCCTCGCCGATCTGCGCCAAAGCTACGAGAAAAACGTCCTGCTGGAAAGCGACGCCGCCGCATCGCCGTTCGACCAGTTCGCCGTGTGGTTCGACGAGGCCCTGGCGGCGCAGGTTCCTGAACCGAACGCGATGACGCTGGCCACCGTCGACGCCCAGGGTCGTCCATCGGCCCGGATCGTGTTGGTAAAGGGCGCCGATGCGCGCGGGTTCGTGTTCTACACGAATTACGAATCGCGCAAGGGGCAGGACCTGGCCGCCAATCCGCGCGCCAGCCTTCTTTTCTTCTGGCAGCCGCTTGAGCGGCAGATCCGTATCGAGGGCACGGTGGAAAAAACCACGGCCGAGGAATCGGACGCCTATTTCCACAGCCGCCCGCTGGGATCCCGCCTGGGCGCGTGGGCGTCCCGGCAAAGCCGGCCGGTCAGCCGCGAGGCGCTGGAGGCGGCATTGCGGGAGTGCGAGCAGCGCTACGGCGACACGCCGCCGCGGCCGGCGCATTGGGGCGGCTATCGGCTGGTGCCCGACCGCTTCGAATTCTGGCAGGGCCGGCCTTCGCGCCTGCACGACCGGCTGGTCTACGAGCCGGATGCGGCCGCCGCCAGCGGCTGGCGCATCGTACGGCTGTCGCCCTGA
- a CDS encoding flavin reductase family protein — translation MSASPPDFDAAHFRTALGRFATGVTVVTASDLDGTPLGLTVSSFNSVSLSPPLVLWSLSASSGSREAFMRCERYVINVLAADQLALAERFARGSVPERYAGMRDVRAPGGTRMLDEHCAAWFECYNRSRYEEGDHIIMIGEVEHCGHSGALPLVYHAGGFDLTPAASAVERE, via the coding sequence ATGTCCGCATCTCCTCCCGATTTCGACGCCGCTCACTTTCGCACCGCCCTGGGTCGCTTCGCCACCGGCGTGACGGTGGTCACCGCCTCGGACCTGGACGGCACGCCGCTGGGCCTGACCGTCAGCTCCTTCAATTCGGTCTCGCTCTCGCCGCCGCTGGTGCTATGGAGCCTGTCCGCATCGTCCGGCTCCCGCGAAGCCTTCATGCGCTGCGAACGCTACGTCATCAACGTGCTCGCCGCTGACCAGTTGGCCCTGGCCGAGCGCTTCGCGCGCGGCAGCGTGCCGGAACGCTACGCCGGCATGCGCGACGTCCGCGCGCCGGGGGGCACCCGCATGCTGGATGAACATTGCGCAGCCTGGTTCGAGTGCTACAACCGCAGCCGCTATGAGGAAGGCGATCACATCATCATGATCGGAGAGGTGGAGCATTGCGGCCACAGCGGCGCCCTGCCTCTGGTCTATCACGCCGGCGGCTTCGACCTGACGCCGGCCGCCTCCGCAGTGGAACGGGAGTAA
- a CDS encoding NAD(P)/FAD-dependent oxidoreductase: MSTDIDCVVVGAGVVGLAIARALALAGREVLVAEATEAIGTGTSSRNSEVIHAGIYYPAGSLKATLCVRGKHMLYDYCTQRGIPHRRLGKLIVATNAAQSAMLDDIARRARANGVDDLERISGQEAMRLEPALQCTAALVSPSTGIVDSHALMLALQGDAENAGAQCVFHTPLLGGRVRDEGGFELQFGGDEAMSLSCTTLVNASGLHAPTLARTIEGVPAASIPREYLCKGSYFTLSGRAPFSRLIYPVPEHAGLGVHLTLDMGGQAKFGPDTEWIESEDYSLDPRRADVFYDAVRTYWPALPDGALTPGYTGIRPKISGPREPAADFVISGPRDHGVAGLVNLFGIESPGLTSCLAIADETLAALSKPHTGAASQA; encoded by the coding sequence ATGAGTACCGATATCGATTGCGTGGTGGTGGGGGCCGGCGTCGTCGGCCTGGCCATCGCCCGCGCTTTGGCCCTTGCGGGCCGCGAGGTGCTGGTGGCGGAAGCCACGGAAGCCATCGGCACGGGCACCAGCTCGCGCAATTCCGAAGTGATACATGCCGGCATCTATTACCCGGCGGGCAGCCTGAAGGCAACGCTCTGCGTCCGCGGCAAGCACATGCTGTATGACTATTGCACGCAGCGCGGCATCCCGCACCGCCGGCTCGGCAAGCTCATCGTCGCCACCAACGCCGCGCAGAGCGCGATGCTGGACGACATTGCCCGGCGCGCCCGCGCCAATGGCGTCGACGACCTGGAGCGGATCTCCGGCCAGGAAGCCATGCGGCTGGAACCGGCGCTCCAATGCACGGCCGCGCTGGTGTCTCCTTCGACCGGTATCGTCGACAGTCACGCGCTGATGCTCGCGCTGCAGGGCGATGCGGAAAACGCGGGCGCCCAATGCGTGTTCCATACGCCGCTGCTGGGCGGCCGCGTGCGCGACGAAGGCGGATTCGAGTTGCAGTTCGGCGGCGACGAAGCCATGTCGCTGTCCTGCACGACGCTGGTCAATGCGTCGGGTCTGCATGCGCCGACGCTGGCGCGCACGATCGAAGGCGTGCCGGCGGCCAGCATTCCGCGCGAGTATCTTTGCAAGGGCAGCTACTTTACGTTGTCCGGGCGGGCGCCTTTTTCACGACTGATCTACCCGGTGCCCGAGCACGCGGGTTTGGGCGTGCACCTGACGCTGGACATGGGCGGACAGGCGAAGTTCGGTCCGGATACGGAATGGATCGAGAGCGAAGATTATTCGCTGGATCCGCGGCGGGCCGATGTGTTTTACGACGCGGTGCGCACGTACTGGCCGGCGCTGCCCGACGGCGCGCTGACGCCGGGCTACACGGGGATACGGCCGAAGATTTCCGGGCCGCGCGAGCCGGCAGCGGACTTCGTCATCTCGGGACCCAGGGATCATGGCGTGGCGGGACTGGTCAACCTGTTCGGCATCGAGTCGCCCGGGCTGACGTCATGCCTGGCAATCGCGGACGAGACTCTGGCCGCGCTGTCCAAGCCGCATACGGGCGCCGCGTCCCAGGCGTGA